In Taeniopygia guttata chromosome 2, bTaeGut7.mat, whole genome shotgun sequence, one genomic interval encodes:
- the MAF1 gene encoding repressor of RNA polymerase III transcription MAF1 homolog isoform X2: MKLLENSSFEAINSQLTVETGDAHIIGRIESYSCKLAGIDKQLFKQFCHEGQPHALEALSPPQSSGLSPGRQGEGPLSDTCSRKTLFYLIATLNEAFRPDYDFSAAKSHEFSREPSLNWVVNAVNCSLFSAVREDFKALKPLLWDAVDEEICLAECDIYSYNPDLDSDPFGEDGSLWSFNYFFYNKRLKRIVFFTCRSISGYAYTRPDTGTELDMELGEGDAEKDDSGDPEGGEGGAIEEDRLQVMCM, encoded by the exons ATGAAGCTGCTGGAGAACTCCAGCTTCGAGGCCATCAACTCCCAGCTGACCGTGGAGACCGGCGACGCGCACATCATCGGCAG GATCGAGAGCTACTCGTGCAAGCTGGCCGGCATCGACAAGCAGCTCTTCAAGCAGTTCTGCCACGAGGGACAGCCCCACGCGCTCGAGGCCCTGTCCCCGCCCCAGAGCTCCGGCCTCAGCCCCGGCAG gcagggcGAGGGCCCGCTGAGCGACACGTGCAGCCGCAAGACGCTGTTCTACCTGATCGCCACCCTGAACGAGGCCTTCCGGCCCGACTACGACTTCAGCGCCGCCAAGAGCCACGAGTTCAGCCGCGAGCCCAGCCTCAACTGG GTGGTGAATGCCGTGAACTGCAGCCTCTTCTCGGCCGTGCGTGAGGATTTCAAGGCGCTGAAGCCGCTGCTGTGGGACGCGGTGGATGAGGAGATCTGCCTGGCCGAGTGTGACATCTACAG CTACAACCCGGACCTGGACTCGGATCCCTTCGGGGAGGACGGGAGCCTCTGGTCCTTCAATTACTTCTTCTACAACAAGAGGCTCAAGAGGATCGTCTTCTTCACCTGCCGCTCCATCAG TGGCTACGCCTACACCCGGCCGGACACCGGGACCGAGCTGGACATGGAGCTGGGCGAGGGTGACGCCGAGAAGGACGACAGCGGCGACCCCGAGGGCGGCGAGGGCGGCGCCATCGAGGAGGACAG GCTGCAGGTGATGTGCATGTGA
- the MAF1 gene encoding repressor of RNA polymerase III transcription MAF1 homolog isoform X3, translating into MKLLENSSFEAINSQLTVETGDAHIIGRQGEGPLSDTCSRKTLFYLIATLNEAFRPDYDFSAAKSHEFSREPSLNWVVNAVNCSLFSAVREDFKALKPLLWDAVDEEICLAECDIYSYNPDLDSDPFGEDGSLWSFNYFFYNKRLKRIVFFTCRSISGYAYTRPDTGTELDMELGEGDAEKDDSGDPEGGEGGAIEEDRLQVMCM; encoded by the exons ATGAAGCTGCTGGAGAACTCCAGCTTCGAGGCCATCAACTCCCAGCTGACCGTGGAGACCGGCGACGCGCACATCATCGGCAG gcagggcGAGGGCCCGCTGAGCGACACGTGCAGCCGCAAGACGCTGTTCTACCTGATCGCCACCCTGAACGAGGCCTTCCGGCCCGACTACGACTTCAGCGCCGCCAAGAGCCACGAGTTCAGCCGCGAGCCCAGCCTCAACTGG GTGGTGAATGCCGTGAACTGCAGCCTCTTCTCGGCCGTGCGTGAGGATTTCAAGGCGCTGAAGCCGCTGCTGTGGGACGCGGTGGATGAGGAGATCTGCCTGGCCGAGTGTGACATCTACAG CTACAACCCGGACCTGGACTCGGATCCCTTCGGGGAGGACGGGAGCCTCTGGTCCTTCAATTACTTCTTCTACAACAAGAGGCTCAAGAGGATCGTCTTCTTCACCTGCCGCTCCATCAG TGGCTACGCCTACACCCGGCCGGACACCGGGACCGAGCTGGACATGGAGCTGGGCGAGGGTGACGCCGAGAAGGACGACAGCGGCGACCCCGAGGGCGGCGAGGGCGGCGCCATCGAGGAGGACAG GCTGCAGGTGATGTGCATGTGA
- the HGH1 gene encoding protein HGH1 homolog isoform X1: MAAMEEADSDDAAASAALSELTALLSPSSPAAPGAAEAALALSGSASGRALLAGHPAALAALCGLAASASRGSQPALAALVNASSEPAALEPLLPAVPSLAELLPSSGAACGVLANLSRDEAAAPRVLRALGPGAGPLLRALSAERPPEELGALLCNISRAPEGRAALLEPSGWALRRLLALVRNPNSASLRRGAVGALRNCCFQHENHERLLSPELDALPLLLLPLAGPEELPEEEMEQLPVDLQYLPPEHRREEEPEIRKMLLETLMLLAATKAGRQQLRRRGSYLVLRELHGWERHPEVLGACQKLIQVLIGDEPEAAMQNLLEVTIPPELQRRLAQMDAEEEEQRRKEQMETAA, encoded by the exons ATGGCGGCGATGGAGGAGGCCGACAGCGATGATGCCGCGGCATCCGCGGCGCTGTCGGAGCTGACGGCGCTGCTCTCCCCGTCctcccccgccgctcccggagCAGCCGAGGCCGCCCTGGCGCTGTCGGGCAGCGCCTCGGGCCGGGCGCTGCTGGCGGGACACCCCGCGGCCTTAGCGGCCTTGTGCGGCCTTGCCGCCTCGGCCTCGCGTGGATCGCAGCCCGCCTTGGCCGCGCTGGTGAACGCGTCCTCGGAGCCCGCCGCGCTGGAGCCGCTGCTCCCCGCCGTTCCTTCGCTCGCcgagctgctgcccagctccgGGGCGGCCTGCGGGGTGCTGGCCAACCTCAGCCGGGAcgaggcggcggcgccgcgggtGCTGCGGGCGTTGGGCCCCGGCGCGGGGCCGCTGCTGCGGGCGCTGAGCGCGGAGCGGCCGCCGGAGGAGCTCGGGGCGCTGCTCTGCAACATCAGCCGGG CCCCGGAGGGACGGGCCGCGCTGCTGGAGCCCTCGGG GTGGGCGCTGCggcggctcctggccctggtTAGGAACCCGAACTCGGCGTCGCTGCGCAGAGGAGCCGTGGGAGCGCTCAGGAACTGCTGCTTCCAGCACG aGAACCACGAGCGGCTGCTGAGCCCCGAGCTGGAcgcgctgccgctgctgctgctgccgctggcCGGCCCCGAGGAGCTCCCCGAGGAGGAGATGGAGC AACTTCCCGTGGACCTGCAGTACCTCCCCCCGGAGCACCGGCGCGAAGAGGAGCCCGAGATCCGCAAGATGCTGCTGGAGACGCTGATGCTG CTGGCGGCCACCAAGGCGGGGCGGCAGCAGCTGCGGCGCCGCGGTTCCTACCTGGTCCTGCGGGAGCTGCACGGCTGGGAGCGGCACCCCGAGGTGCTCGGCGCCTGCCAGAAGCTGATCCAG GTGCTGATCGGGGACGAGCCGGAGGCGGCCATGCAGAACCTCCTGGAGGTGACGATCCCACCGGAGCTGCAGCGGCGCCTCGCCCAGATGGACgccgaggaggaggagcagaggaggaaggagcagatgGAGACGGCCGCGtga
- the HGH1 gene encoding protein HGH1 homolog isoform X2, whose protein sequence is MAAMEEADSDDAAASAALSELTALLSPSSPAAPGAAEAALALSGSASGRALLAGHPAALAALCGLAASASRGSQPALAALVNASSEPAALEPLLPAVPSLAELLPSSGAACGVLANLSRDEAAAPRVLRALGPGAGPLLRALSAERPPEELGALLCNISRVREGRAALLEPSGWALRRLLALVRNPNSASLRRGAVGALRNCCFQHENHERLLSPELDALPLLLLPLAGPEELPEEEMEQLPVDLQYLPPEHRREEEPEIRKMLLETLMLLAATKAGRQQLRRRGSYLVLRELHGWERHPEVLGACQKLIQVLIGDEPEAAMQNLLEVTIPPELQRRLAQMDAEEEEQRRKEQMETAA, encoded by the exons ATGGCGGCGATGGAGGAGGCCGACAGCGATGATGCCGCGGCATCCGCGGCGCTGTCGGAGCTGACGGCGCTGCTCTCCCCGTCctcccccgccgctcccggagCAGCCGAGGCCGCCCTGGCGCTGTCGGGCAGCGCCTCGGGCCGGGCGCTGCTGGCGGGACACCCCGCGGCCTTAGCGGCCTTGTGCGGCCTTGCCGCCTCGGCCTCGCGTGGATCGCAGCCCGCCTTGGCCGCGCTGGTGAACGCGTCCTCGGAGCCCGCCGCGCTGGAGCCGCTGCTCCCCGCCGTTCCTTCGCTCGCcgagctgctgcccagctccgGGGCGGCCTGCGGGGTGCTGGCCAACCTCAGCCGGGAcgaggcggcggcgccgcgggtGCTGCGGGCGTTGGGCCCCGGCGCGGGGCCGCTGCTGCGGGCGCTGAGCGCGGAGCGGCCGCCGGAGGAGCTCGGGGCGCTGCTCTGCAACATCAGCCGGGTGCGAGAGGGACGGGCCGCGCTGCTGGAGCCATCGGG GTGGGCGCTGCggcggctcctggccctggtTAGGAACCCGAACTCGGCGTCGCTGCGCAGAGGAGCCGTGGGAGCGCTCAGGAACTGCTGCTTCCAGCACG aGAACCACGAGCGGCTGCTGAGCCCCGAGCTGGAcgcgctgccgctgctgctgctgccgctggcCGGCCCCGAGGAGCTCCCCGAGGAGGAGATGGAGC AACTTCCCGTGGACCTGCAGTACCTCCCCCCGGAGCACCGGCGCGAAGAGGAGCCCGAGATCCGCAAGATGCTGCTGGAGACGCTGATGCTG CTGGCGGCCACCAAGGCGGGGCGGCAGCAGCTGCGGCGCCGCGGTTCCTACCTGGTCCTGCGGGAGCTGCACGGCTGGGAGCGGCACCCCGAGGTGCTCGGCGCCTGCCAGAAGCTGATCCAG GTGCTGATCGGGGACGAGCCGGAGGCGGCCATGCAGAACCTCCTGGAGGTGACGATCCCACCGGAGCTGCAGCGGCGCCTCGCCCAGATGGACgccgaggaggaggagcagaggaggaaggagcagatgGAGACGGCCGCGtga
- the MAF1 gene encoding repressor of RNA polymerase III transcription MAF1 homolog isoform X1 — translation MKLLENSSFEAINSQLTVETGDAHIIGRIESYSCKLAGIDKQLFKQFCHEGQPHALEALSPPQSSGLSPGRQGEGPLSDTSDTSDPSDPSDPSDTSCDPSCVPRQGEGPLSDTCSRKTLFYLIATLNEAFRPDYDFSAAKSHEFSREPSLNWVVNAVNCSLFSAVREDFKALKPLLWDAVDEEICLAECDIYSYNPDLDSDPFGEDGSLWSFNYFFYNKRLKRIVFFTCRSISGYAYTRPDTGTELDMELGEGDAEKDDSGDPEGGEGGAIEEDRLQVMCM, via the exons ATGAAGCTGCTGGAGAACTCCAGCTTCGAGGCCATCAACTCCCAGCTGACCGTGGAGACCGGCGACGCGCACATCATCGGCAG GATCGAGAGCTACTCGTGCAAGCTGGCCGGCATCGACAAGCAGCTCTTCAAGCAGTTCTGCCACGAGGGACAGCCCCACGCGCTCGAGGCCCTGTCCCCGCCCCAGAGCTCCGGCCTCAGCCCCGGCAG gcagggcGAGGGCCCGCTCAGCgacaccagtgacaccagtgaccccagtgaccccagtgaccccagtgacaCCAGTTGTGACCCCAGTtgtgtccccaggcagggcGAGGGCCCGCTGAGCGACACGTGCAGCCGCAAGACGCTGTTCTACCTGATCGCCACCCTGAACGAGGCCTTCCGGCCCGACTACGACTTCAGCGCCGCCAAGAGCCACGAGTTCAGCCGCGAGCCCAGCCTCAACTGG GTGGTGAATGCCGTGAACTGCAGCCTCTTCTCGGCCGTGCGTGAGGATTTCAAGGCGCTGAAGCCGCTGCTGTGGGACGCGGTGGATGAGGAGATCTGCCTGGCCGAGTGTGACATCTACAG CTACAACCCGGACCTGGACTCGGATCCCTTCGGGGAGGACGGGAGCCTCTGGTCCTTCAATTACTTCTTCTACAACAAGAGGCTCAAGAGGATCGTCTTCTTCACCTGCCGCTCCATCAG TGGCTACGCCTACACCCGGCCGGACACCGGGACCGAGCTGGACATGGAGCTGGGCGAGGGTGACGCCGAGAAGGACGACAGCGGCGACCCCGAGGGCGGCGAGGGCGGCGCCATCGAGGAGGACAG GCTGCAGGTGATGTGCATGTGA